A single Paratractidigestivibacter faecalis DNA region contains:
- a CDS encoding LOG family protein has translation MDEKNLTKNPAAGAGETYHRGPVILRGPMIPTSTTSANLLSADPDTDWLHMDPWRVLRIQAEFVDGFGALAELGPAVTVFGSARTAREDPCYEAARRAGELIAQAGFATITGGGPGIMEAANRGAAEAGGVSVGLGIELPHEQGINQWVNLGMSFRYFFVRKTMFVKYASGAIIFPGGFGTMDETFELLTLVQTHKAPSMPIVLFGHQYWDGLMDWLGGTVLSSGNISAPDPGLVTVTDDVEKAVALATSLVAPARPSE, from the coding sequence ATGGACGAGAAGAACCTCACCAAGAACCCGGCGGCAGGCGCCGGCGAGACGTACCACCGCGGCCCCGTGATCTTGCGCGGGCCCATGATTCCCACCTCGACGACCTCGGCGAACCTGCTCTCGGCAGACCCGGACACCGACTGGCTCCACATGGACCCCTGGCGCGTCCTGCGCATCCAGGCGGAGTTCGTGGACGGCTTCGGCGCCCTGGCGGAGCTTGGTCCCGCCGTCACGGTCTTTGGCAGCGCCCGCACCGCGCGGGAGGACCCCTGCTACGAGGCCGCGCGCCGTGCGGGCGAGCTCATCGCCCAGGCGGGCTTCGCTACCATCACGGGCGGTGGCCCCGGCATCATGGAGGCGGCAAACCGCGGCGCGGCCGAGGCGGGCGGCGTCTCCGTCGGGCTGGGCATAGAGCTTCCCCACGAGCAGGGCATCAACCAGTGGGTCAACCTGGGCATGAGCTTCCGCTACTTCTTCGTGCGCAAGACGATGTTCGTCAAGTACGCGAGCGGCGCCATCATCTTCCCGGGCGGCTTTGGCACGATGGACGAGACCTTTGAGCTTCTGACCCTGGTACAGACCCATAAGGCGCCGAGCATGCCCATCGTCCTCTTTGGCCACCAGTACTGGGACGGCCTCATGGACTGGCTGGGCGGCACTGTGCTTTCCAGCGGGAACATCTCCGCGCCCGACCCCGGCCTCGTGACCGTCACCGACGACGTGGAGAAGGCTGTGGCGCTCGCCACGAGCCTCGTCGCGCCGGCGCGCCCGAGCGAGTAG
- a CDS encoding hydratase: MVKLYEGGVYLRGGKELVRESEAAAAGIAATPEEARQGTIAWSILQAHNTSGDPEALKIRFDAMASHDITFVGIIQTARASGMTEFPLPYVLTNCHNSLCAVGGTINEDDHVFGLSAAKKYGGIFVPPHIAVIHSFMRENFAGCGKMILGSDSHTRYGALGTMAVGEGGGELAKQLLCDTYDVAYPGVVAIYLTGAPRPGVGPHDVALAIIRAVFAKGYVKNKVMEFVGPGIASMNTDYRNGVDVMTTETTCLSSIWATDEDTHAFLAMHGRGGDYRELRPADVAYYDGCVEVDLSSVKPMIALPFHPSNAFEIDELNENLEDILRGVEVEAAKVGGGRASLSLMDKVVDGRLHVQQGVIAGCSGGNFGNVVQAARALKGANTGCGEFSLSVYPTSQPVALELTRQGYVYDLMEAGAIVRTAFCGPCFGAGDTPANNGLSIRHTTRNFPNREGSKPGNGQLSAVALMDARSIAATAAAGGVLTAATDLPDETWDESCEYRFDSAPYDKRVYWGYGKAAPADELVEGPNIKPWPAMEPLADDILLRICSKIMDPVTTTDELIPSGETSSFRSNPLGLAEFTLSRRDPEYVGRSKAVDAIEKRRVAGEDLAAEPELARVFGALEGAGVSADSAKTEFGSMIYAVKPGDGSAREQAASCQRVIGGLANVVSEYATKRYRSNVMNWGMVPFQLASEPCFEVGDHLFVPGIRAALDGDLADVAAYVVRADGSVSKVSLYVADMTPEERAIVKAGCLINYNRAKAGL, translated from the coding sequence ATGGTCAAGCTGTACGAGGGCGGCGTCTACCTGCGCGGTGGCAAGGAGCTCGTCCGCGAGTCCGAGGCCGCGGCCGCCGGCATCGCGGCCACGCCCGAAGAGGCCCGCCAGGGCACCATCGCCTGGTCCATCCTGCAGGCGCACAACACCTCCGGAGACCCCGAGGCGCTCAAGATCCGCTTTGACGCCATGGCCAGCCACGACATCACCTTCGTGGGCATCATCCAGACGGCGCGCGCGTCCGGCATGACGGAGTTCCCGCTGCCCTACGTGCTCACCAACTGCCACAACTCCCTGTGCGCCGTCGGCGGCACCATCAACGAGGACGACCACGTCTTCGGCCTCTCCGCGGCCAAGAAGTACGGCGGCATCTTCGTCCCGCCCCATATCGCCGTCATCCACTCCTTCATGCGCGAGAACTTCGCCGGCTGCGGCAAGATGATCCTGGGCTCCGACTCCCACACCCGCTACGGCGCCCTGGGCACCATGGCCGTAGGCGAGGGCGGCGGCGAGCTGGCCAAGCAGCTGCTGTGCGACACCTACGATGTGGCCTATCCCGGCGTGGTGGCCATCTACCTCACAGGCGCCCCGCGTCCCGGCGTGGGCCCGCACGACGTGGCCCTGGCCATCATCAGGGCGGTCTTTGCCAAGGGCTACGTCAAGAACAAGGTCATGGAGTTCGTGGGCCCCGGCATTGCCAGCATGAACACCGACTACCGCAACGGCGTGGACGTCATGACCACAGAGACCACCTGCCTCTCCTCCATCTGGGCCACCGACGAGGACACGCACGCCTTCCTGGCCATGCACGGCCGCGGCGGAGACTACCGCGAGCTCAGGCCGGCCGATGTGGCCTACTACGACGGCTGCGTCGAGGTGGACCTCTCCTCCGTCAAGCCCATGATCGCGCTGCCGTTCCACCCGTCCAACGCCTTCGAGATCGACGAGCTCAACGAGAACCTCGAGGACATCCTGCGCGGCGTCGAGGTCGAGGCGGCCAAGGTGGGCGGCGGACGCGCCAGCCTCAGCCTCATGGACAAGGTCGTGGACGGAAGGCTGCACGTCCAGCAGGGCGTCATCGCCGGCTGCTCGGGCGGCAACTTCGGCAACGTGGTCCAGGCCGCCCGCGCGCTCAAGGGCGCCAACACCGGCTGCGGCGAGTTCTCACTGTCCGTCTACCCCACGAGCCAGCCCGTGGCGCTGGAGCTCACGCGCCAGGGCTATGTCTACGACCTCATGGAGGCCGGCGCCATCGTGCGCACGGCGTTCTGCGGCCCGTGCTTCGGCGCGGGGGACACGCCGGCCAACAACGGCCTCTCCATCCGCCACACCACGCGCAACTTCCCCAACCGCGAGGGCTCCAAGCCCGGAAATGGCCAGCTCAGCGCCGTGGCCCTCATGGACGCCCGCTCCATTGCCGCCACGGCGGCGGCCGGCGGCGTGCTCACGGCCGCGACTGACCTTCCCGACGAGACCTGGGACGAGTCCTGCGAGTACCGCTTTGACTCCGCGCCCTACGACAAGCGCGTGTACTGGGGCTATGGCAAGGCTGCGCCCGCCGACGAGCTCGTCGAGGGCCCCAACATCAAGCCGTGGCCTGCCATGGAGCCGCTTGCCGACGATATCCTGCTGCGCATCTGCTCCAAGATTATGGACCCCGTCACCACCACCGACGAGCTCATCCCGTCCGGCGAGACCAGCTCCTTCCGCTCCAACCCGCTCGGCCTGGCCGAGTTCACCCTCAGCCGTCGCGACCCGGAGTATGTCGGTCGCTCCAAGGCTGTGGACGCCATCGAGAAGCGCCGCGTGGCGGGCGAGGACCTGGCGGCAGAGCCCGAGCTCGCCCGGGTCTTCGGCGCGCTCGAGGGCGCCGGTGTGTCGGCCGACTCCGCCAAGACCGAGTTCGGCAGCATGATCTACGCCGTCAAGCCCGGCGACGGCAGCGCCCGCGAGCAGGCGGCCAGCTGCCAGCGCGTCATCGGCGGCCTCGCCAACGTGGTCAGCGAGTACGCCACCAAGCGCTACCGCTCCAACGTCATGAACTGGGGCATGGTGCCCTTCCAGCTTGCCAGCGAGCCCTGCTTCGAGGTGGGCGACCACCTCTTCGTGCCCGGCATCCGCGCCGCGCTCGACGGTGACCTCGCGGACGTTGCCGCCTACGTCGTGCGCGCGGACGGCTCGGTCAGCAAGGTCAGCCTCTACGTGGCCGACATGACCCCCGAGGAGCGCGCCATCGTCAAGGCCGGCTGCCTCATCAACTACAACCGAGCCAAGGCCGGCCTGTAG